Proteins encoded in a region of the Blastococcus sp. Marseille-P5729 genome:
- a CDS encoding holo-ACP synthase — MIVGVGVDVCPVERFAESLIRTPRLKDKLFTPAEQISPSGRPRHAASLAARFAAKEALAKALGAPGNLLWHDAEVQTAERGRPRLITRGTVQARADELGVHGWQLSLSHDGGIAVAMVVALSVEVPR, encoded by the coding sequence GTGATCGTCGGGGTCGGGGTGGACGTCTGCCCGGTCGAGCGGTTCGCCGAGTCGCTGATACGGACGCCGAGGCTCAAGGACAAGCTCTTCACTCCCGCCGAGCAGATCTCGCCATCCGGCCGCCCGCGGCATGCCGCGTCGCTGGCCGCCCGCTTCGCCGCCAAGGAGGCGCTCGCGAAGGCCCTCGGCGCGCCGGGCAACCTGCTGTGGCACGACGCCGAGGTCCAGACCGCCGAGCGCGGCCGGCCCCGGCTGATCACCCGCGGCACCGTGCAGGCCCGCGCCGACGAGCTCGGCGTCCACGGGTGGCAGCTCTCGCTCTCGCACGACGGGGGCATCGCGGTGGCGATGGTGGTCGCGCTGTCGGTGGAGGTGCCGCGATGA